In the Drosophila willistoni isolate 14030-0811.24 chromosome 3R, UCI_dwil_1.1, whole genome shotgun sequence genome, atatattttcaGGCCGTCGAGCATGATTATTTCAACTAATCGTTAAGTCTATGTGGTTAGCAACTAAGAATTCTCCGATTCTTTGTATCTGTAagagaaaattattaattaaaatatatttaggAATCGATAGATAACCAAATAAACTTACTTGCACTTGAGGCAAGTGAAGAACACCGTTTGACCCTCATCGGCGGAACGTAGCTGAAGGGTGGCATAGGACATCTTATCGTTCCCACACTTGGGACACTTTCGCTCCACCACTGGGCCATCTGCTTCCGAGGATTCTGATTCTCGCTTGGCCCTATTGAAGACTTTGCTGGGATCGTATGTGTTGAATTGTATGGTAAACTCTGACTTTTCGCCGCTATATACTATTGGAAGAGAAAGAAGTTTGATTCAGAAACAAATCTTTTGGGTAACGAGATAATTTACCCTCGGGCAGAAGCTCCTCTTTGCAATTGTAACAGATGACATTGCCCTTTACTTGAAGAGGAGGTAAAATGGAACCGCAGGATGGACAAAATCCTGGACAATTATTAAACACTTCCATTGTCCGCGCGTGCTTTTTAAATAACCTCAAAactagaaaataa is a window encoding:
- the LOC6650331 gene encoding DNA-directed RNA polymerase I subunit RPA12, giving the protein MEVFNNCPGFCPSCGSILPPLQVKGNVICYNCKEELLPEVYSGEKSEFTIQFNTYDPSKVFNRAKRESESSEADGPVVERKCPKCGNDKMSYATLQLRSADEGQTVFFTCLKCKYKESENS